The following are encoded together in the Streptomyces spinoverrucosus genome:
- the amiA gene encoding streptamidine family RiPP, with product MDNEQVFTPIADQGQLAHASASHSNALVENPFDDTEE from the coding sequence ATGGACAACGAGCAGGTCTTCACGCCGATCGCCGACCAGGGCCAGCTGGCCCACGCCTCGGCCTCCCACTCCAACGCGCTCGTCGAGAACCCCTTCGACGACACCGAGGAGTAA